One segment of Bradyrhizobium sp. WD16 DNA contains the following:
- a CDS encoding enoyl-CoA hydratase yields the protein MTALPATTPSRDLLLRETDGPVAVLVLDRPQARNSLSEGLIAALHAALDDVRDDASVRAVVIAAAGSVFSAGHDLKELTAHRTDADRGRAYFAKIMSACSAMMQAVVRLPKPVIAAVQGVATAAGCQLVASCDLAVASEAASFATPGVDIGLFCSTPMVALSRNVPRKHAMHMLLTGEAVTAHRAAEIGLVNSVVTAGTERAAAVALAKRIAAKSAYTLRVGKEAFYAQAEMPLAEAYRYAAEVMTQNMLARDAEEGISAFIEKRQPSWEDR from the coding sequence ATGACCGCACTGCCCGCGACCACACCCTCCCGCGACCTCCTGCTGCGCGAAACCGATGGACCGGTCGCCGTGCTCGTCCTCGACCGGCCGCAGGCCCGCAACAGCCTGTCGGAGGGGCTGATCGCCGCCCTGCACGCCGCGCTCGACGACGTCCGCGACGACGCGAGCGTGCGCGCGGTGGTGATCGCCGCCGCGGGATCGGTGTTCTCCGCCGGCCACGACCTCAAGGAGCTGACCGCGCATCGGACCGACGCCGACCGCGGTCGCGCCTATTTCGCCAAGATCATGTCCGCCTGCAGCGCCATGATGCAGGCCGTTGTGCGCCTGCCGAAGCCGGTGATCGCCGCCGTCCAGGGCGTCGCCACCGCCGCCGGCTGCCAGTTGGTGGCGAGCTGCGATCTCGCGGTGGCCTCGGAGGCGGCGAGCTTTGCGACGCCCGGCGTCGATATCGGCCTGTTCTGCTCGACCCCCATGGTGGCGCTGTCGCGCAACGTGCCGCGCAAGCATGCGATGCACATGCTGCTGACCGGAGAAGCCGTGACGGCACACCGTGCCGCGGAAATCGGCCTCGTCAACAGCGTGGTGACGGCGGGCACCGAGCGCGCCGCGGCGGTCGCGCTGGCGAAAAGGATCGCGGCGAAATCGGCCTATACGCTCAGGGTCGGCAAGGAGGCGTTCTACGCCCAGGCCGAGATGCCGCTCGCCGAGGCCTACCGCTACGCCGCCGAAGTCATGACGCAGAACATGCTGGCGCGCGACGCCGAGGAAGGCATCAGCGCCTTCATCGAGAAGCGCCAGCCGAGCTGGGAGGACCGGTGA
- a CDS encoding P-II family nitrogen regulator produces the protein MKKIEAIIKPFKLDEVKEALQEVGLQGITVTEAKGFGRQKGHAELYRGAEYIVDFLPKVKIEIVISDELVEKAIDAIRRAAQTGRIGDGKIFVSNIEEAIRIRTGESGLDAI, from the coding sequence GTGAAGAAGATCGAGGCCATCATCAAGCCCTTCAAGCTCGACGAGGTGAAGGAAGCGCTCCAGGAGGTTGGACTGCAAGGCATCACCGTTACCGAGGCCAAGGGCTTCGGACGGCAGAAGGGCCACGCCGAACTCTACCGGGGCGCGGAATACATCGTCGATTTTCTTCCCAAGGTGAAAATCGAAATTGTGATCTCCGACGAGTTGGTCGAGAAGGCAATCGATGCTATCCGCCGTGCCGCGCAGACCGGCCGGATCGGCGACGGCAAGATCTTCGTGTCCAATATCGAGGAAGCCATCCGCATCAGAACTGGAGAATCCGGCCTCGACGCTATTTGA
- a CDS encoding sugar ABC transporter, with protein MSRPAEDGPMIYTVECSFADPVSEAEWNDFYSLDKLPALISVSGFHTSQRFKALRGGSPVYLALHSIDGPDVLTGEEYRRKGGGNFARWQQHITDWHRNLYDSLDPAPAVGNDEFLLTSANGPDSLIRLGHSPCAMRAVELEKFPERRWLTKVSRGLLPAIDHLPEDIHVYAPMTAQLTSGSGTGLADQGGS; from the coding sequence ATGTCACGTCCGGCCGAGGATGGTCCGATGATCTACACGGTGGAATGCAGCTTCGCCGATCCAGTCAGCGAAGCGGAATGGAACGACTTCTACAGCCTGGACAAGCTGCCGGCGCTGATCTCGGTGAGCGGCTTTCATACCTCGCAGCGGTTCAAGGCGTTGCGCGGCGGCAGTCCCGTCTATCTCGCCCTTCACTCGATCGACGGCCCCGACGTGCTGACCGGCGAGGAATATCGCCGGAAGGGCGGCGGGAATTTCGCGCGCTGGCAGCAGCACATCACCGACTGGCACCGCAATCTCTATGACAGCCTCGACCCGGCGCCAGCGGTCGGGAACGATGAGTTTCTGCTGACGAGCGCTAACGGCCCCGACTCGTTGATCCGGCTTGGCCATAGTCCCTGCGCGATGCGAGCGGTCGAGCTGGAGAAATTCCCCGAACGCCGCTGGCTCACCAAGGTCAGCCGCGGCCTGCTGCCTGCCATCGATCATCTGCCGGAAGACATCCACGTCTATGCGCCGATGACGGCCCAGTTGACGAGCGGCAGCGGCACTGGCTTGGCCGATCAAGGTGGATCGTGA
- a CDS encoding PaaI family thioesterase, which yields MAAAKMTVPELEGFLHREFPQAFASGDIVIESADGQTCLLRQTYSERMLRPGGTVSGPTLMTLADFAMYVVLLSAIGPVGLAVTTSLNINFLRKGQPGQDVMAAARLLKLGRRLAVGEVNLLSGTSPDPIAHVTSTYSIPSAAFP from the coding sequence ATGGCGGCGGCGAAAATGACGGTTCCCGAGCTGGAGGGGTTTCTCCATCGGGAGTTTCCCCAGGCCTTCGCCAGCGGCGACATCGTGATCGAGAGTGCGGACGGGCAGACCTGCCTGCTGCGCCAGACCTATAGCGAACGCATGCTGCGGCCGGGCGGCACGGTGTCCGGACCGACCCTGATGACACTGGCGGATTTCGCCATGTACGTCGTGCTGCTGTCGGCGATCGGCCCGGTAGGGCTCGCGGTGACCACCAGTCTCAACATCAATTTCCTGCGCAAGGGGCAGCCTGGCCAGGACGTGATGGCGGCGGCGAGGCTGCTCAAGCTCGGCAGGCGGCTCGCGGTGGGGGAGGTCAACCTGCTGTCGGGCACCTCGCCGGACCCGATCGCCCACGTCACCTCGACCTATTCCATTCCCAGCGCAGCGTTTCCTTGA
- a CDS encoding AI-2E family transporter, which produces MTIVDEPPPRSLAWSIGAGGCVIVAFAALLALIWYSAATLFLLFAGILFGVFLNALSRLLGQAIGGPYVLRLALVCLLLATVFSGVVVLGGATIAEQASALTTTIRSQVGTVKGFLEKRGIDTSFLDPATTLTGGPATHATTATEPTRSRAPDFSNAGTIASGTTAVLGQTARILIGFFGAMGNIFVVILLGLMLALQPKIYREGLIGFVPRRHRQVAAQLVDDAAETLRRWLLGQMTTMATIFVITWTGLTIIGIPGALVLGFQAGLLTFVPTVGALAAGTIIVLASLGSGFTAVVSAFGLYLLVQFLEGNILTPLIQRHAINIPPATLFASQIFLGVLFGLWGLALALPLIAVIKVVLRHVYRERGAKPEAKTVAA; this is translated from the coding sequence ATGACGATCGTCGATGAGCCCCCGCCGCGCTCCCTGGCCTGGTCGATCGGCGCGGGCGGCTGCGTCATTGTCGCCTTCGCCGCCCTGCTGGCGCTGATCTGGTATTCCGCGGCGACGCTGTTCCTGCTGTTCGCCGGCATCCTGTTCGGCGTCTTTCTCAATGCGCTGAGCCGTCTGCTCGGCCAGGCGATCGGCGGCCCCTATGTCCTGCGCCTCGCCCTCGTCTGCCTGTTGCTGGCAACGGTGTTCTCCGGCGTCGTCGTGCTCGGCGGCGCCACCATCGCCGAACAGGCCAGCGCCCTGACGACGACGATCCGCTCCCAGGTCGGCACCGTCAAAGGCTTCCTGGAGAAACGCGGCATCGACACCAGCTTCCTCGATCCGGCGACCACCCTGACCGGCGGCCCTGCCACGCATGCGACCACCGCCACCGAACCGACGCGCAGCCGGGCGCCGGACTTCTCCAATGCCGGCACCATCGCTTCCGGCACCACCGCCGTGCTTGGCCAGACCGCACGCATCCTGATCGGCTTCTTCGGCGCCATGGGCAACATCTTCGTGGTGATCCTGCTCGGGCTGATGCTGGCGCTGCAGCCGAAAATCTACCGGGAGGGGCTCATCGGATTCGTGCCGAGGCGCCACCGGCAGGTGGCGGCGCAACTCGTCGACGACGCCGCCGAGACGTTGCGGCGCTGGCTGCTCGGCCAGATGACGACCATGGCGACGATCTTCGTCATCACCTGGACCGGGCTGACCATCATCGGCATTCCCGGCGCGCTGGTGCTCGGCTTCCAGGCCGGGCTTCTGACCTTCGTGCCGACCGTCGGCGCCCTCGCCGCCGGCACCATCATCGTGCTGGCGAGCCTCGGCTCCGGCTTCACCGCGGTGGTGAGCGCCTTCGGGCTCTACCTGCTGGTGCAGTTTCTCGAGGGCAACATCCTCACGCCGCTGATCCAGCGCCATGCCATCAACATTCCGCCGGCGACGCTGTTCGCCTCGCAGATCTTCCTCGGCGTGCTGTTCGGCCTGTGGGGACTGGCGCTGGCGCTGCCGCTGATCGCCGTCATCAAGGTCGTGCTGCGGCACGTCTACCGCGAGCGCGGCGCCAAGCCGGAGGCGAAGACGGTCGCGGCTTGA
- a CDS encoding Mbeg1-like protein: protein MTISNQDLLLAILAMDAYNRGYGAGLKNLNTSIGSASLLPTSALPDGSQAAGFFAQAYSLQDGQTVISYRGTDVNFSLGATGSDLLNGYGVGAGSPFGPQARLAVQFYNSVVSQANVTGNLLMTGHSLGGGLAGYVGSLFGNYGDTALN, encoded by the coding sequence ATGACTATTAGCAACCAGGATCTGCTTCTCGCGATACTTGCGATGGATGCCTATAATCGCGGCTATGGAGCGGGTCTCAAAAATCTCAATACAAGTATTGGATCCGCATCGCTGCTTCCAACATCTGCCCTTCCCGATGGGTCGCAGGCGGCCGGCTTCTTTGCTCAAGCGTATTCGCTTCAAGACGGGCAGACCGTCATTTCATATCGCGGGACAGACGTAAATTTTTCTCTCGGTGCGACGGGAAGTGATCTCCTCAATGGATACGGAGTGGGAGCGGGATCACCTTTTGGCCCTCAAGCACGATTGGCAGTTCAGTTCTATAATTCGGTCGTAAGCCAAGCGAACGTGACCGGAAATCTGCTGATGACCGGACATTCTCTGGGCGGAGGGCTCGCCGGTTATGTTGGCTCCCTATTTGGGAATTACGGTGACACTGCACTAAATTAG
- the rplM gene encoding 50S ribosomal protein L13: MATYSAKPAEVEKKWVLIDAKGLVVGRLATLVAMRLRGKHRPTYTPHVDDGDNVIIINAAKVVLTGRKRENKVYYHHTGFIGGIKERTAKAILEGRFPERVVEKAIERMLPRGPLGRKQLGNLRVYAGAEHPHEAQQPEIIDVASLNRKNTRVA, translated from the coding sequence ATGGCAACCTATTCGGCGAAGCCGGCGGAGGTCGAAAAGAAGTGGGTGCTGATCGACGCCAAGGGTCTGGTCGTCGGCCGTCTCGCCACGCTTGTCGCGATGCGCCTGCGCGGCAAGCATCGCCCGACCTACACTCCTCACGTCGATGACGGCGACAACGTCATCATCATCAATGCGGCCAAGGTCGTGCTGACCGGCCGCAAGCGCGAAAACAAGGTCTATTATCACCACACCGGGTTCATCGGCGGCATCAAGGAGCGCACCGCGAAGGCGATCCTCGAGGGTCGTTTCCCCGAGCGCGTGGTCGAAAAGGCCATCGAGCGCATGCTGCCGCGCGGCCCGCTGGGTCGCAAGCAGCTCGGTAATCTGCGGGTCTATGCCGGTGCGGAGCATCCGCATGAGGCGCAGCAGCCCGAGATCATCGACGTCGCATCACTGAACCGCAAGAACACGAGGGTCGCGTAA
- the glnA gene encoding type I glutamate--ammonia ligase, with translation MKTAKDVLKTIKDNDVKYVDFRFTDPRGKWQHVTFDVSMIEEETFAEGVMFDGSSIAGWKAINESDMCLMPDPVTASIDPFFAETTLVLTCDVLEPTTGEPYNRDPRGIAKKAEAMVKSMGVGDTVFVGPEAEFFVFDDVRYAATPYNTGFKLDQVELPTNSDTDYEGGNLGHRIRTKAGYFPVPPQDSVQDMRSEMLGAMAKMGVKVEKHHHEVASAQHELGMKFDTLTLMADQMQVYKYCIHQVAHIYGKTATFMPKPVYGDNGSGMHVHQSIWKDGKPVFAGNKYADLSETCLFYIGGIIKHAKAINAFTNPSTNSYKRLVPGYEAPVLLAYSARNRSASCRIPYTTSPKAKRVEVRFPDPAANPYLGFAAMLMAGLDGIKNKIDPGAAMDKDLYDLPKEELKQIPTVCGSLREALESLDKDRGFLKAGGVFDDDFIDSYIELKMTEVARFEMTPHPVEFDMYYSV, from the coding sequence ATGAAGACCGCCAAAGACGTTCTCAAGACGATCAAGGACAACGACGTCAAGTATGTCGACTTCCGCTTTACCGACCCGCGCGGCAAGTGGCAGCACGTGACGTTCGACGTCAGCATGATCGAGGAAGAGACCTTCGCGGAAGGCGTCATGTTCGACGGTTCGTCGATCGCTGGCTGGAAGGCCATCAATGAATCCGACATGTGCCTGATGCCGGACCCGGTTACGGCATCGATCGACCCCTTCTTCGCCGAGACCACGCTGGTGCTGACCTGCGACGTGCTCGAGCCGACCACCGGCGAGCCCTACAACCGCGATCCGCGCGGCATCGCCAAGAAGGCCGAGGCCATGGTCAAGTCCATGGGCGTGGGCGACACGGTGTTCGTCGGTCCGGAAGCCGAATTCTTCGTGTTCGACGACGTCCGCTATGCGGCGACCCCCTACAACACCGGCTTCAAGCTCGACCAGGTCGAACTGCCGACCAACTCCGACACCGACTACGAAGGCGGCAACCTCGGCCACCGCATCCGCACCAAGGCCGGCTACTTCCCGGTGCCGCCGCAGGACAGCGTCCAGGACATGCGCTCCGAGATGCTCGGCGCCATGGCCAAGATGGGCGTCAAGGTCGAGAAGCACCACCACGAGGTCGCCTCCGCCCAGCACGAACTCGGCATGAAGTTCGACACCCTGACGCTGATGGCCGACCAGATGCAGGTCTACAAGTACTGCATCCACCAGGTCGCGCACATCTACGGCAAGACGGCCACCTTCATGCCGAAGCCGGTCTATGGCGACAACGGCTCGGGCATGCACGTGCACCAGTCGATCTGGAAGGACGGCAAGCCGGTGTTCGCCGGCAACAAGTATGCCGACCTCTCCGAGACCTGCCTGTTCTACATCGGCGGCATCATCAAGCACGCCAAGGCCATCAACGCCTTCACCAACCCGTCGACCAACTCCTACAAGCGTCTGGTCCCGGGCTATGAAGCGCCGGTGCTGCTCGCCTATTCGGCGCGCAACCGCTCGGCCTCCTGCCGCATCCCCTACACCACCTCGCCGAAGGCCAAGCGCGTCGAAGTCCGCTTCCCGGATCCGGCCGCGAACCCCTATCTCGGCTTTGCGGCGATGCTGATGGCCGGCCTCGACGGCATCAAGAACAAGATCGATCCGGGCGCGGCCATGGACAAGGATCTGTACGACCTGCCGAAGGAAGAGCTGAAGCAGATCCCGACGGTTTGCGGCAGCCTGCGCGAAGCGCTGGAGAGCCTCGACAAGGACCGCGGCTTCCTCAAGGCCGGCGGCGTGTTCGACGACGACTTCATCGACAGCTACATCGAACTGAAGATGACCGAGGTCGCCCGTTTCGAGATGACCCCGCACCCGGTCGAGTTCGACATGTACTACTCGGTGTGA
- a CDS encoding CoA-binding protein produces MNHDAYDDNYIRGILNGVKTIAMVGASPVNVRPSYFVFKYLAERGYDMIPVNPGQVGKMLVGRPFVGRLADIDRPVDMVDIFRGAAHVMPVVDEALNLAPRPKVIWMQLGIRNDEAAAKAEAHGIKVVMNRCPKIEYGRLSSEIQWMGVNSRTLSARRAPPPTLGMRLSLNRQSVSGGATTAADRAAEPPKDKGAT; encoded by the coding sequence ATGAATCACGACGCCTACGACGACAACTACATTCGCGGCATCCTCAACGGCGTGAAGACCATCGCCATGGTCGGCGCATCGCCGGTCAACGTGCGGCCGAGCTACTTCGTCTTCAAATATCTGGCCGAACGCGGCTACGACATGATCCCGGTGAATCCCGGCCAGGTCGGCAAGATGCTGGTCGGGCGCCCCTTCGTCGGCCGGCTCGCGGATATCGACCGGCCCGTCGACATGGTCGACATCTTCCGCGGCGCCGCTCATGTGATGCCGGTGGTGGACGAGGCACTCAACCTCGCGCCGCGGCCGAAAGTGATCTGGATGCAGCTCGGCATCCGCAACGACGAAGCGGCGGCGAAGGCCGAGGCCCACGGCATCAAGGTGGTGATGAACCGCTGCCCCAAGATCGAATACGGCCGCCTCAGCTCCGAGATCCAGTGGATGGGCGTCAATTCGCGCACCTTGAGCGCGCGGCGCGCGCCGCCGCCGACCCTGGGCATGCGACTGTCGCTCAACCGCCAGAGCGTGTCCGGCGGCGCCACCACTGCCGCCGACCGCGCGGCGGAGCCGCCGAAGGACAAGGGCGCGACGTGA
- a CDS encoding antibiotic biosynthesis monooxygenase, which yields MITEIAQIEIKPGSEKDFEAAVAKARDAFGRSKGFLGFELHRSIEKPQRYRLLAKWQSVEAHTVDFRGSDNFAEWRTLVGPYFASPPEVEHTETVVTT from the coding sequence ATGATCACTGAAATCGCCCAGATCGAGATCAAGCCCGGCTCGGAAAAGGACTTCGAGGCCGCCGTGGCGAAGGCCCGCGATGCCTTCGGCCGCTCCAAGGGCTTCCTCGGCTTCGAACTGCATCGCTCGATCGAGAAGCCCCAGCGCTATCGCCTGCTGGCGAAGTGGCAGAGCGTCGAGGCCCATACCGTCGACTTCCGCGGCTCGGACAATTTCGCCGAATGGCGGACGCTGGTCGGACCCTATTTCGCCTCGCCTCCGGAGGTCGAGCACACCGAGACGGTGGTGACGACCTGA
- a CDS encoding GGDEF domain-containing protein: MSLDISTLYVVATLVAGMLGGLLLFFWRQEKLPALGWWAAAYLIGAVSIGLWSLAGAVMAPLPLLAVSGAGFVACGLVWSAARVFHGKTPNWPMVTVGAAVWVGCGLLISSSYLRTIVGTAIVAAYAVMTVSELWSERRKSQQRRWPAAVIPMLHGTVLMLPIVLGGLMSPQGEAFRPNSLWVVIYTIELVLYGVGTVFVIFMMVSDRAVRAHKAAAAIDPLTGLLNRRGFGEATERMIQREAKAGRPVSAMIFDIDHFKSVNDRFGHPAGDEVLKAFASVVSGNLRISDLIGRIGGEEFAALLPCSIEEAVLAAERVREAFQTSGIKVGEVAVETTVSIGIAGGPANTELEVLLASADTALYRAKRTGRNRVEAVSEEPLSLGGGRKLAAGAAAPRTVPEVEAEVVA, encoded by the coding sequence ATGTCGCTCGATATCTCAACCCTTTACGTCGTCGCAACGCTGGTTGCCGGCATGCTCGGCGGCCTCTTGCTGTTTTTCTGGCGTCAGGAAAAACTTCCAGCGCTGGGCTGGTGGGCGGCCGCCTATCTGATCGGCGCCGTCTCCATCGGTCTGTGGTCGCTGGCCGGCGCCGTGATGGCCCCGCTGCCGCTGCTCGCGGTCAGTGGCGCCGGCTTCGTCGCCTGCGGTCTGGTGTGGAGCGCCGCGCGCGTGTTCCACGGCAAGACCCCGAACTGGCCGATGGTGACGGTCGGCGCGGCGGTCTGGGTCGGGTGCGGACTCCTGATCTCCTCGTCCTATCTGCGCACCATCGTCGGCACCGCGATCGTCGCCGCCTACGCCGTCATGACCGTCAGCGAATTGTGGTCGGAGCGGCGCAAGTCGCAGCAGAGGCGCTGGCCGGCGGCGGTGATCCCGATGCTGCACGGCACGGTGCTGATGCTGCCGATCGTGCTCGGCGGCCTGATGTCGCCGCAAGGCGAGGCGTTTCGGCCCAACAGTCTGTGGGTCGTCATCTATACCATCGAGCTCGTGCTCTACGGCGTGGGCACCGTGTTCGTCATCTTCATGATGGTCAGCGATCGCGCGGTGCGGGCCCACAAGGCCGCGGCCGCGATCGATCCGCTGACCGGGCTGCTCAACCGCCGCGGTTTCGGCGAGGCGACCGAGCGCATGATCCAGCGCGAGGCCAAGGCCGGCCGGCCGGTGAGCGCGATGATCTTCGACATCGATCACTTCAAGTCGGTCAACGATCGGTTCGGCCATCCCGCCGGCGACGAGGTCCTCAAGGCCTTCGCGAGCGTGGTCAGCGGTAACTTGCGGATCTCGGACCTGATCGGCCGCATCGGTGGCGAGGAGTTCGCCGCCTTGCTGCCCTGTTCCATCGAGGAAGCGGTGCTGGCGGCCGAACGGGTGCGCGAGGCCTTCCAGACCAGCGGCATCAAGGTCGGCGAGGTGGCGGTCGAGACCACGGTGTCCATCGGCATCGCCGGCGGTCCGGCCAATACCGAACTCGAGGTCCTGCTGGCGAGCGCGGACACGGCCTTGTACCGCGCCAAGCGGACCGGCCGGAATCGGGTCGAAGCGGTGAGCGAGGAACCGCTGTCGCTCGGCGGTGGCCGAAAGCTCGCGGCCGGTGCCGCGGCGCCGCGGACCGTGCCCGAAGTCGAAGCCGAAGTCGTGGCGTGA
- a CDS encoding MBL fold metallo-hydrolase — protein sequence MSLSTLPSRRIGDFSITAISDGYLTASLDFLSGMDPADGRRMQEDAGIAEPSAVHINGYLVRGAGRTILIDAGAGGIRQWGGRLTTNLALAGVQPSDVDTILLTHAHPDHVGGLTKASGEKAFPSAELVLHQRELAFWRDDGNLSRVSERARGNFQIARQAFDGYRDSLRAFSDGEVFPGITAMPLPGHTAGHTGYRLDSGDRSLLVWGDIVHFPQIQIACPDVSISFDQDVHLAAETRSRLLDLVSAEKLLIAGMHLGELGFARIVRTGEHYRVAYEE from the coding sequence ATGTCCCTTTCCACACTTCCCAGCCGGAGGATCGGCGATTTCAGCATCACCGCGATCAGCGACGGCTATCTGACGGCCAGTCTCGATTTCCTGTCCGGTATGGATCCTGCCGACGGCCGCCGGATGCAGGAAGACGCGGGAATAGCGGAGCCTTCAGCCGTCCATATCAACGGCTATCTGGTACGCGGCGCTGGCCGCACCATCCTGATCGATGCGGGAGCCGGTGGGATCAGACAATGGGGCGGTCGCCTCACGACCAATCTGGCGCTGGCCGGGGTGCAGCCCTCCGACGTCGACACGATACTCCTGACCCATGCCCATCCCGATCATGTCGGAGGGCTGACGAAGGCTTCGGGAGAAAAGGCTTTTCCCAGCGCCGAGCTTGTCCTCCATCAGAGAGAACTCGCGTTCTGGCGAGATGACGGCAATCTGAGCCGCGTCAGCGAGCGCGCTCGCGGCAATTTCCAGATCGCGCGTCAGGCATTCGACGGCTACCGCGACAGTCTGCGCGCCTTCAGCGACGGCGAAGTGTTCCCCGGCATCACGGCCATGCCGCTGCCGGGGCATACGGCCGGGCACACCGGCTACCGTCTCGATTCCGGCGATCGGAGTCTGCTGGTCTGGGGAGACATCGTTCATTTCCCGCAGATTCAGATCGCCTGCCCCGACGTGTCGATCTCGTTCGATCAGGACGTCCACCTCGCGGCGGAAACGCGGTCGAGGCTACTGGACCTTGTCAGCGCAGAGAAGCTGCTGATTGCCGGAATGCACCTTGGAGAACTCGGCTTCGCGCGCATCGTGCGAACGGGGGAACACTATCGCGTTGCTTATGAGGAGTAA
- a CDS encoding LysR family transcriptional regulator, with product MPLAALRHAVVAEYLHFRHAANVPGTTQSCVCTRIKAVEETLGILPFERRHRRRAPHHRHEIEQGRFDAVWSEHNRNPALPNLLDLAFEMSQSALAVG from the coding sequence ATCCCGCTTGCCGCGCTGCGCCATGCTGTTGTCGCGGAATACCTGCACTTCCGACATGCGGCGAACGTACCGGGTACCACACAATCTTGTGTCTGCACCCGGATCAAGGCGGTGGAAGAGACGTTAGGCATTCTCCCGTTCGAGCGGCGTCATCGGCGCCGTGCTCCGCACCATCGCCATGAGATCGAACAGGGCCGGTTCGATGCGGTGTGGTCGGAGCACAACCGCAATCCGGCCCTGCCGAATTTGCTCGACCTCGCCTTCGAGATGAGCCAGTCGGCGCTCGCTGTCGGATGA
- the rpsI gene encoding 30S ribosomal protein S9, with protein sequence MAETIQSLDQLSSLKPAAAEAPKYVKKVDKFGRAYATGKRKDAVARVWIKPGSGKIVVNTREVEIYFARPVLQMMIQQPLTVAARQDQYDVICTVSGGGLSGQAGAVRHGLSKALTYMEPELRTVLKKGGFLTRDSRVVERKKYGRAKARRSFQFSKR encoded by the coding sequence ATGGCCGAGACCATTCAATCGCTCGACCAGTTGTCGTCGCTGAAGCCGGCGGCTGCCGAGGCGCCCAAATACGTCAAGAAGGTCGACAAGTTCGGCCGCGCCTACGCCACCGGCAAGCGCAAGGACGCGGTGGCCCGCGTCTGGATCAAGCCGGGCTCCGGCAAGATCGTGGTCAACACTCGCGAGGTCGAGATCTATTTCGCCCGGCCGGTGCTGCAGATGATGATCCAGCAGCCGCTGACCGTTGCCGCGCGCCAGGACCAGTATGACGTGATCTGCACCGTCTCCGGTGGCGGCCTGTCGGGCCAGGCCGGCGCCGTGCGCCACGGCCTGTCCAAGGCGCTGACCTACATGGAGCCGGAACTCCGCACGGTGCTGAAGAAGGGCGGCTTCCTGACCCGCGACTCCCGCGTGGTCGAGCGCAAGAAGTACGGCCGCGCCAAGGCCCGCCGCAGCTTCCAGTTCTCGAAGCGCTGA
- a CDS encoding LysR substrate-binding domain-containing protein, with protein sequence MRRKIPSHSALMAFEAAARHGSFARAADELSLTEGAISRQIGRLEAFLGVTLFERVGNRVRLLPNGERYAAQVRETLDRLERDSQYLMGQPSDGASLDIAILPTFATRWLIPRLRRFQERYPNITVHLAERMEPFVLADSGFDAAIHFEHPAWTGMRTHRLLHEVLVPVCHPVLIDGKDAATALDALPRLHRRQNPDAWQRYAEETGIALTNPAIGARYDLHAMLIEAALAGLGVALVPRLYVEAELSDGRLVAPWPEGASISKTFCLILPEPIRLSENPVQVFADWILHEAVV encoded by the coding sequence ATGCGCCGCAAGATCCCCAGCCATTCCGCGCTTATGGCGTTCGAGGCGGCGGCCCGTCATGGCAGCTTCGCACGCGCGGCCGACGAACTATCCCTGACCGAAGGTGCGATCAGCCGCCAGATCGGACGGCTGGAAGCCTTCCTCGGCGTCACGCTGTTCGAGCGGGTCGGCAATCGCGTGCGGCTTCTGCCGAACGGCGAGCGCTACGCGGCGCAGGTTCGCGAGACGCTCGACCGCTTGGAGCGCGACAGCCAGTATCTGATGGGCCAGCCGAGCGACGGCGCAAGCCTCGACATCGCCATCCTCCCGACCTTCGCCACGCGCTGGCTCATTCCCCGCTTGAGGCGGTTTCAGGAACGTTACCCGAACATCACCGTGCATCTTGCCGAGCGGATGGAGCCTTTCGTCCTCGCCGACAGCGGCTTCGACGCCGCCATCCATTTCGAGCACCCGGCCTGGACAGGAATGCGGACGCACCGGCTGCTGCACGAGGTTCTGGTGCCGGTCTGCCATCCGGTGCTGATCGACGGGAAGGATGCTGCAACGGCTCTCGATGCCCTGCCGCGCCTGCATCGCCGTCAGAACCCGGACGCCTGGCAGCGCTATGCGGAGGAGACCGGGATCGCGCTGACCAATCCGGCGATCGGCGCGCGTTATGATCTGCACGCCATGTTGATCGAGGCGGCCTTGGCTGGTCTCGGCGTGGCGCTCGTGCCGCGCCTCTATGTTGAGGCCGAGCTGTCCGATGGCCGGCTCGTCGCGCCGTGGCCGGAGGGAGCGTCGATCTCCAAGACCTTCTGCCTCATTCTGCCCGAGCCGATCCGGCTGAGCGAGAATCCGGTGCAGGTATTTGCAGACTGGATATTGCACGAGGCAGTTGTTTAA